In a single window of the Pseudopipra pipra isolate bDixPip1 chromosome Z, bDixPip1.hap1, whole genome shotgun sequence genome:
- the TMEM215 gene encoding transmembrane protein 215 gives MARTLRPDDINPRTGLVVALVSVFLVFGFMFTVSGMKGETLGDIPLLAIGPAICLPGIAAIALTRKTDGCTKWPEDMRPCCKRVKDRDVMELLRTPSDLESGKGSCDKLAKKAYQRDRRVLRGEENSIFVCTTAAATMGECSSLIKKVEQEDMLKYLETPYPQMPLTLCVGDGSTYSALEKKSSSPSRDSIACPEIEDNIFVAPKDSIIVCSYKDNSPYDRYCCYINPTGINSDQESIV, from the coding sequence ATGGCGCGGACCCTGAGACCCGACGACATCAACCCCCGGACGGGGCTGGTGGTGGCTCTGGTCAGCGTCTTCCTAGTGTTCGGCTTCATGTTCACCGTGTCTGGCATGAAGGGAGAGACCCTGGGAGACATCCCGCTGCTGGCCATCGGGCCGGCCATCTGTCTGCCGGGCATCGCCGCTATTGCCCTCACCAGAAAGACCGACGGCTGCACCAAATGGCCCGAGGACATGCGTCCGTGTTGTAAGCGGGTGAAGGACCGAGATGTCATGGAGCTGCTAAGGACCCCCTCAGACCTGGAGTCTGGCAAGGGGAGTTGTGACAAACTGGCCAAGAAAGCATACCAGAGGGATAGGAGGGTGCTGCGGGGTGAGGAGAATTCCATTTTCGTCTGCACCACCGCCGCTGCCACCATGGGAGAATGCAGCAGCCTCATCAAGAAAGTGGAACAGGAAGACATGCTGAAATACCTGGAGACCCCTTACCCACAGATGCCGCTGACTCTGTGTGTGGGAGATGGCTCCACATACAGTGCCTTGGAGAAGAAGAGCTCttctcccagcagggacagcattGCTTGCCCTGAAATTGAAGACAACATTTTTGTGGCACCTAAAGACAGTATCATTGTCTGTTCTTACAAGGATAACAGCCCTTATGACAGATACTGTTGTTACATAAACCCTACCGGAATCAACTCAGACCAGGAGAGCATAGTGTGA